The following is a genomic window from Armatimonadota bacterium.
AGCGCCGTTGTGAGTTCGGCCGGGACGCTCGTCGGTATCGCCATCGTCGCTGCGGTCGGCGTGGTCGCAATCGTGTGCTTCGAGGAACCGCGTTTGGTGCGGCGCTTCGGCGACCCCTACCTGGAATACAGACGCCGCGTCCCGCGCTTCCTGCCCCGGGGGCGGGCGAGAAGGTAGCGCGCCGCGCCTCGCCGAACCATTCTCTCACCGGAGGTTCACATGGCTAAACATCTCACCGTGGTGCCGGAGCGGTGCTCCGGATGCCGGCTCTGCGAGCTGGCGTGCGCGATCCACCACTTCGGCGTCAATAATCCCAAGAAGAGCGCCATCCGCGTCATGGTGGCGTTCCCGCACCCGGTCATCCGCATGCCGATCGTCTGTCGTCAATGCGCGCGGCCTAAATGCCGCGAGAACTGCCCGGAAAACGCCATCGCCCGCAACAACGGTCTTGTCTCGATTGACTCCGAGAAGTGCATCGCCTGCGGCCAGTGCGTCATCACCTGCCCGTTCGGCGCGATATTCGTGCACGACGATGTGCCCCTGCCGTTCAAGTGTGACCTGTGCGGCGGCGACCCCGAGTGCGTCAAGGTATGCCCGAAGCAAGCCATACTCTATCAGCCCGAACACATGGCGGGGCAGGCTCATCGCATGTCGAGCATGCTTCGCTACGCGCATATGAAAGAGGTCACCTATGTCGAAGAAGGCGAGCAAAAGAAGCTCCGCTACGCGGAAATCGGCAAGCCGGAAGCTTAAGGGCGGTTACCACTTCAAGCTGCTTGCCGTTGACCTGACCACCGGCCGCGTCAAGCAACAGCCCATCGGCGAGGATTTCGCCCTGAAGTACATCGGCGGACGCGGCTTCGGCGCCAAGCTGCTCTACGACCATCTGGACCAGATCAAGGAGCCGCTCGACCCCTCCAACGTCATCATCATCGCCCCCGGCCCGCTGACCGGCGCGTTCCTGCCCGCCTCCACCAAGACCTCCTTCGTCAGCCTCTCCCCGCTCACCGGCATCTACGGCGATTCGAGCATGGGCGGCAACTGGGGCGTCGAGCTGCGTCAGGCCGGGTACGACGGCGTCGTCATTACCGGGCGCGCGAAGGAGCTGTCGTATCTCTGGATTGACGACGACGACGTGCGCGTCGTGCCCGCGCCCCGCCTCGCGGGCAAGGGCAGCCTCGAGGCCGCCGGCATGATCAAGGGCGACCTCGGTGACGACGACGTCAAGATCGCCACTATCGGGCCCGCCGGGGAGAACCTGGTGCGCTTCGCCTCCGTGAACTGCGACTGGAGCCGCAACTCCGGACGCGCGGGCATGGGCGCGGTAATGGGCTCGAAGAATTTGAAAGCCATCGTCGTCCGCGGCTCGAAGGACATCCCGGTCGCCGACATCGAGCGCCTGCGCCGGGCAACCGAGGCGAGCCTCGTCGAGCTCGCCAGCCACCACCTCTTCAAGTTCTGGCAAGAGCAGGGCCTGATGTCGGTCATTGACTACGTCAACAGCGCGGGCGTGCTGCCGACGCGCAACTTCAGCGACGGCGTCTTCGCCGGCGCCGAGCGCATCAACGGCTTCGTCATGGAGCA
Proteins encoded in this region:
- a CDS encoding 4Fe-4S dicluster domain-containing protein, which produces MAKHLTVVPERCSGCRLCELACAIHHFGVNNPKKSAIRVMVAFPHPVIRMPIVCRQCARPKCRENCPENAIARNNGLVSIDSEKCIACGQCVITCPFGAIFVHDDVPLPFKCDLCGGDPECVKVCPKQAILYQPEHMAGQAHRMSSMLRYAHMKEVTYVEEGEQKKLRYAEIGKPEA